In Solanum lycopersicum chromosome 5, SLM_r2.1, the following are encoded in one genomic region:
- the LOC101267808 gene encoding uncharacterized protein produces the protein MDPFKALYCRRCRSLVWWFEVAESSPLGPKIVCEALENVCVIRHRLKISYSRQKSYANNMRGDLEFHVGDMVYLKISPIKGVMRFGKKGKLSPRYVGLFEVLQRVIKVAYELTLVSELSSIHPIFHISMLKKGISDPISILPIEGLGVDEIFYYDEVAVEILDRHVKKLRNKEVSSVKVL, from the coding sequence ATGGATCCTTTCAAAGCACTTTAttgtaggagatgtaggtctcttgTTTGGTGGTTTGAGGTTGCTGAGTCTTCACCCCTTGGTCCCAAAATAGTTTGTGAAGCTTTGGAGAATGTTTGTGTGATAAGGCATAGGTTGAAAATATCCTACAGTCGACAAAAGTCCTATGCAAACAATATGAGAGGAGATCTTGAATTCCATGTAGGTGACATGGtgtatttgaagatttcacctatcaaaggtgtgatgagattcggcaagAAGGGAAAGTTGAGTCCCCGGTATGTGGGTCTATTTGAGGTGTTGCAAAGAGTCATAAAGGTTGCATATGAATTGACACTAGTTAGTGAACTATCTTCGATTCATCCGATATTTCATatctccatgcttaagaaggGTATTAGTGATCCCAtatctattcttcctattgaagggTTAGGTGTGGATGAGATATTTTATTATGACGAGGTTGCAGTGGAAATTCTTGATCGCCATGTTAaaaagttgaggaacaaggaggtgtCCTCGGTAAAGGTGTTATAg